The Williamwhitmania sp. genome contains the following window.
ATCCTTACAATTGGTTTACGTGCAGCATCCATAAGAAGATTATCCATACTAACCTCTGGCTCGTCATACAAAAGGGTAAGATATATCTTTTTTAAAGTTATAAGCTTCATAAAATTACAATCATTGCATCCGCAAGTTGCATCAGTTGGAGGCGCAGGCAAAAAAATCTTATTATAGCTGGATTTTTTCATCTGATGAATAATACCTGGCTCAGTTGCAACAATATATTCCTTACCGCTATCAGTTTTAGTATATTTAAGTAGAGCAGCTGTACTACCAATAAAATCAGACATAACAAGTATTGGCTTCTTACATTCTGGATGTGCAATTATCTTTGCATTGGGATGCTCCTTCTTTAACTCAATAATTCTTTCAACAGAAAACTCTTCATGAACATGGCATGCCCCATCCCAAATAACCATTTTTCTACCAGTAATGCCTTGAATATAATTTCCAAGGTTTCTATCTGGTCCAAAAACAATTTTCTCATTTTTTGGAAGGCTATTCACAATTTCAACAGCATTGCTTGAGGTGCAAATAATATCACTAACCGCTTTAATCTCTGCGGTAGTATTAACATAGGAAATTACAGTATGCCCAGGGTATTCCTTCAAAAATTCTTTAAACTTGCCAACGGGAGCTGAATCCGCTAAAGAACATCCAGCATTAAGATCGGGAATTAATACTTTCTTTGTTGGCGAAAGAATTTTTGCTGTTTCTGCCATAAAATGAACACCAGCAAAAAGAATAATATCAGCATCATTTGAGGCTGCCTTTTGAGAAAGTGCCAATGAATCACCAACAAAATGCGCTACATCTTGAATTTCAGGCAACTGATAGTAGTGGGCCAAAATAATAGCATTCTTCTCTCTACACAATTTGGATATTTCGCTTGAGAGATCAACATTGGGATCCACCGGAACATCTATAAAACCGTTTTTCAACAATTTCATCCTTATAATATTATTTGTTTTTCTTTAAAAGAATTTAAAAATGATGGTAATGTTAGTCGGTTAGCTTGGTTGGTAAAAAAGAAACTCCGCCGTTGCAAAAATGATTATTAAAAATCAAAAAACATAGTATTAACAACCATCAATAGATAAAGGTTATTAGATTAAAGGTGGTTACAAATGTTTTTAACAATTGTTCATAAGGTAGGGTGTTCATAAAAACAATGTTACTGAAAGCCTATTTTGATGTTAATTGAGTGTTAATTCTTCCATGGAAAATACTGATAAAAAAGCCTTGACTTTTGTGTATTAGCAATGCTTACGAAATAATTAGCAAGAAGTCAATAGTCCGAGGACGCTTTTTCTGACCCAATCGTCAACAATTTATCAACAGCAATTTTCATGTTTATTAGGGGTTTTCTGGATATGAAATAGTCGGTAGTGAAAATAATTGTGGGATTGCTAATTTTGCAATTCAGTAAGGATTAAAAAATTTATAACTGGAGATATGGAAAAATTTTTGGTGGGTATTGCGTGTGACCATGCTGGCTATGAAATGAAGGTGGCAATTTTGGCACACTTGGCACAACGCGGATTTAAGGTAGTCGATTTTGGGACCAATTCCGAGGAGAGCGTTGACTACCCTGATTTTGCTCATCCGTTGGCTACGGCTGTTGAGCAAAAGGTTGTAAATATGGGTATTTCCCTTTGTGGTAGCGGGAATGGTATTAACATGACCATGAATAAGCATCAGCAAATAAGGGCAGCGCTTTGCTGGACGGAGGAAATTTCGCGCCTTGCTCGGCTGCACAATAATGCAAATGTATGTTCTCTTCCTGCTCGATTTATCTCTCTTGACTTGGCCAAAAAGATTGTAGATGTTTTTTTAAGCACCGAGTTTGAAGGAGGTAGACACCAAAGGCGCATTGAAAAAATACCGATTAAAGCGAAGCTATAATACCTCTTCTGTCAGTCGATGAATGGCAGCGTAGCTCACGAGTGCGGCAAAAACGCCTAACGCATTGGCTGCAATATCTAGCAATTCAAAAGACCGATGTGAAAAAACGTAAAGTTGAAGGAGTTCAATAGCAATGCCATAAGAAAGGGCAATGAGGGAGCCATAGAGAAAAGGCTTGGCATTTTTCCTTAGTTCCTCATTTCTGTGGATAAAAGCAGAATAGAGAAATATGGTGAAAATATAGTAGAGAGTGAGGTGTACAACCTTATCGAGGTATGGCAAGGTGACAATTTTAAATTTGCTTAATTCATCACCGGGAATGCCACATATAATGAGAATAAAAAGACCCCAAACAATTGATTTCCAGAAATATTTTATCATAATATCAACAATCTGTTTGAGATCAATATATGAACTTTTTGAATAACCTTATTCCCGATGGCTGGAATTTACCTTCACATCCCCTTTTGCCGGCACAAGTGTCTATACTGTGATTTTTACTCCGTTGCCTCCCTCGGTCAAAAGGATTTGATGGTTGCGGCACTGTGCAGCGAACTAGACCAGCGAAAGGACTACCTTGCTGGAATGGTTATTGATACCATTTACTTTGGGGGTGGAACCCCATCGGTGCTTACCGCTGGAGATGTTGGCCAAATTTTAGATAGGATAAAGTGCTATTTTAGCATAAACGATAATGTAGAGGTTACATTAGAGGCCAACCCGGAAGATCTGTCGGCTACTTTTTTGCAAGAGCTTTACCTAGTTGGTGTAAATCGGTTAAGTATTGGTATTCAATCGTTTTGCGATGATCATCTCCGCTATTTTGGGCGTCATCATTCGGCCGCACAGGCTTTTGAATCATTTCATGCTGCTCGAAATGCGGGATTTAACAATATTTCTATCGATTTAATTTACGGCTTTCCGGGTTTGGCAACAGAGCAATGGGACCGAAATGTTGAGATGGCCATAGAACTTTCGGCAGAGCACATTTCGGCCTATCAGCTGATGGTAGAGCCCGGCTCCCTGTTTTTTAAACGACAACAGCAGGGCAACTTTGTTCCCGCTAATGACGAGGAAAGCATTCGTCACTACCAGCAATTAACCGCAAGGCTTGGAAGCGTCGGTTATGAGCACTATGAGCTGTCGAATTTTTGTAAACCAGGATATGAGTCGCGACACAATTCTTCCTATTGGTATGGTGCCCACTATCTTGGGCTTGGTCCCGCTGCCCACTCCTATAACAGCGAAAGTCGCCAGTGGAATGCGGCTTATAACAAACGATACCTTGATGGTATTTCTTCTGGGCGCCTAGCCTTTGAGATTGAATATCTTAGCGAAGAAGAGAAGTATAATGAGCTATTGCTAACGCGGCTCAGAACAAGCCGAGGGTTGCTTCGCACCGAGTTGGATGGCTTAAGTATTCAAACGCGTAAGTTTTTTGAAAACCAAGTGAGGAAGATGTTGAATGTTGGTCTGGTTGAGGAACGTGCAACCGGTTGGATTATTCCTGAGCAAAAATGGTTTATTTCCGATGGAATCATTGCGGATATGATGATGAATCGCTGAGCTAACAGTTAACTCGAAATCGAAAAAAGAAGGGCGCACATTGTATAAATGGCGCCCTTCTGAATAAGGAGATATGGCTGTTAGCCTTTTGCTTTTCTGTATTTTCGTGCGGTTGAACGCCTAATTGACCTTATGTTGCGGGTGTATATAATAAAATACATCGCCGGAATAAGAATCAAGGTTAGAAACGTTGCAAAGGTTAAACCAAAAATAATCGTCCAGGCCAATGGGCCAAAGAACATTACGTTATCGCCACCAAAATGGATATGCGGTTGAAGTGATGCAAACAGCGATACAAAGTCGATGTTGAAACCAACCGCAAGCGGAATTAGGCCAAGAACCGTAGCCGATGCCGTTAGCACAACCGGGGTTATACGCGTTTTACCTGCTTCAACAATGGCGTTTCTTGTTTTGGCACCCTCTTCCTTAAGCACATCGGTAAATTCAACCAATAGTATTCCGTTTCGGACCACAATACCAGCCAGAGCAACAAGGCCCAAACCAGTCATGATAATGGAGATGGTCATACCAAAGAAGATGTAACCGAGCAACACTCCCATCACGCTGAAAATTACCTCTGAAAGAATAATTATCGGTTTCGATAGCGAGTTGAACTGGTTGATTAGGATAAACAGTATAAGGAAAAGGGAGAAGAGCAACGCCTTGCTGAGAAAGGCCATTGTTTCAGCCTGATCTTCCTGCTCTCCGGTAATTCGAATCTGAACGCTAGATGGTTTTGTAAATGCAGGGATTGCCTTCTTTATTTTAGCGATAATTTCGTTAGACGTATAACCTGTAAGCACGTTGGAAGAGACGGTGATTACGCGCTTTAGGTTTAAGCGATTAATTTCACCATAACTTTTTGTGTATTCCACATGAGCAACTGCCGACAATGGTATCTGCCGCAATGTGCCAGAGTTCATGTCCCTGTATGTAAGGCTCAGGTTCATCAACTGCTCTACATCGTTGCGCTGATAGTCCTTGAATCGAAGAATGATTGGATATTGATCTTCTCCTTCTCTGTATTTTGAAATTTCGGTACCAAGAAGTGCTGTGCGAATTTGACTTCCTATCATTCCTGCCGAAACGCCATCACGGTTTGCTCTTTCACGATCCAACTTTATGAGCAGCTCCGGTTTGGAGGTGGCAAAGTCCGTCTTAAGCTCTTCAATCCCATCAATTTGGAGCGAGTCGAGATAGCGCTTAAAGCGATTTGCAGTAACAACCAGCTGGTCGAGATTTTCACTCGATAATTCAATGTTGATTGGCTTTCCAACAGGAGGACCATTTTTGTTTTTATCTACCACGATATCCGCGCCAGGTATTCCCTTTATATTATCGCGGATTTTTGACATATACACCGAGGTGTTCTCGCCATTTCTCTTTGAGAATTCAACAAAGTTTACCGATATCTTGGCCAGGTTGGACGATTTTGTACTATTGTCGAACTGATTATCGGAGGCCTGAAGCGCAACATTGGTAAGTACAGATTCTACAATTGGATTGTTTTTACCAAGGACTTCCATAATTCGATGCTCAACAACTTTAGCAATGGAGTCGGTGACCGAAATATCGGTTCCAATGGGCAGCTTGATATAGGTAATAACGTTGTTAGGCTGATTGTCGGGGAAAAACATAACCTTAGGTGGCTTAAGTGCAACCAGTACCATGGTTAAGAAGAAAAGGCCAACCATACCCGTTAACAACCAGTATGGACGTTTTCCCGCAAGTACCCAGCGCAGTAAATTCTCATATCTCCTCATCATTGCCGGGATGAAATGCTGCTGAAATTTCCGTAAAATTTTATAGCCGTATAGATTGTGAAGCAACGCTATTAATGCAACAAAAATCATTAAGTTGGCAAATGCCCGCAAACCAAACAGGTAAAAGGGGATTGAGGCAATTGTAATCCCGCTACAAATTAGGTATAGTTTTTTAAGAGGGGTTGGATGCTCCTCCTCGTCGTGCTTCATAAAATCGATGGCAAATACCGGATTGATGATGTAGGCCACAATTAGTGAGGCAAAGAGCGTAATAATTAATGTTACGGGTATAAAATACATGAATTCACCAACTACTCCGGGCCAAAAGGCAAGCGGGAAGAAAGGAGCTAATGTGGTTAGGGTTCCAGATAGAATAGGAACAAACACCTCTCCGGCTGCATACTTGGCCGCACTTTTAATATCCATCTTCTTTTTCATGAATATTCGGTGGGTGTTCTCGATAACCACAATGGCGTCATCTACCACTATTCCTAGGGCAAAAATAAAGGCAAACATTACCAGCATGTTCATAGTAAACCCGATGTATGGCATGACGATATACGCCAGCGCCATGGAAAGCGGGATGGATAATCCCACAAACAAGGAATTCATAATACCCATGAAAAACATCAGCACAATAGTTACCAGAATGAAGCCAATGATAATGGTGTTATTCAGATCCGATAAGGTTGTTCTGGTGTATTTGGATTGATCGCCGTTTATGGTGATTTTTAGGCTGTTAGGCAAAGAGGTTTCCTTCATCTCCTTGATAATCTGTTTAATTTTATCAGAAGCATCAAGCAGATTTTGACCACTTTTCTTGACAATGTTGAGGGTAATTACATTTTTCCCGTCTTGGCGAGCATAGCTCTCCTGTTCATGGAAACCATCGCGGACAGTTGCAATATCCTTGAGCTTTACCAGCGCACCGCTAGCTGTTGTTACCACAATATTCTTAACATCGTCGAGGCTTTTAAATTCACCAACTATTCTAACGGTGCGGCTCATTCCTTGCAGATTGATGTTTCCGCCAGAAATGGTTGCATTATCGTTGGTTATGGCATTTTGAACCTCAGTAAATGTTAAGCTTGCGGCTTGCATTTTATACATATCGATATCGATCTGTATTTCTCGGTCGAGTGCACCAATAATGTCAACACGGGTTATTTCCTTGAGGCTTTCAAATTTATCCTTTAAGTCGTCTCCGTATTTCTTGAGCTTATCGAGAGGGAGATCGCCTGAAAGTTCAATGTACATTATCGGAATGTCCGATAGGTCGATATCTGTAACTTCGGGGTCTGTTTTTAAATCGGAAGGTAAGTCTACCTTCGATTTGTCAACTGCATCTTTTACTTTCTGCTTAGCATCGGTTACGTCCACATCTGTATTAAACTCAACCACAATCGCAGAAAAATCCTGCACCGAGCGGGAGGTAATTTTTTTAACCCCGTTTATGGCCTTGATGTTTTTCTCGATAGGGCGAGTGATTAGGTTTTCAATATCGGCAGGAGAGGTTCCTGGGTATACTGTATTGACAATTATGTTTGGAATTACAATTTCAGGGAATTGCTCCTTGGGAATGGTTAAGTAGTTAAAAAGCCCAAACACCGCTATGATAATGACCAACACATAGATGCTAAGTTTATTGTCAATTGCCCAGCTGGTTGGTTTGAATTCTTTCAGTTTTTTATCCATTGTATCTATTTTAAACCGAAGGGTTCTGGATTAATAACGAATGCTGGCACCGTCTATTAAGTCTTGGTATCCAAGGGTAATTAGCTTGTCACCAGGTTTTAAGCCGGAAATAACTTCCACTAAGCCATTGTTGGTTGTGCCAAGAACAACGCTTTGCTTCTTTGCTTCAATATTGTTTCCATTCTGCCTGACAACAAATACGTATGTGCCATCAGCATCGCTGCTGATAATATTTTGAGAAACAACAATGGCCTTTTCCTTGTAGTAGTCGTTGATGTTGAGAATAGCCACCATATTGGCCTTTAGATTTGGCACCTTAGTGTCGATGCTTGCTTCAATGTTGAAGGTGCGATTAACCGGGCTGATATACTTACTTACAAAATCGACACGGGAGGTTGCGTTGGCATTTATGTCAGGAAAATTTATGGTAAGCATATCACCTTGGTTAACCTTTGAGGTATACGCTTCGGAGATATCGGCTTTAACCTTCAACTTTCCAAACGCTACAACTCGGTAAAGAACTTGTTGTGGACTTGGGGTAACCATACCTCCAACCTTGATGTTGCACTCTTCAATGGTTCCGTCCGAAGGTGACTTAATCTTGAAATTGTTGAGTTGATCCTTGGTGGCCGCCATTTGTTGCTCCAGCGATTCCTTGTTGGTTTTTGCCTGAAGGTATTGAACCTCGCTCCCCACCTTTTGATCCCATAAGCGCTGCTGTTTGTTGAACAGATCAAGTGCCATGTTATATTGCGTCTGAAGGCTTTGAAGTTGCTTCTGATATTGTTGGTCGTCGATTTGTGCAAGCACCTGTCCCTTTTTTACCACTGTTCCCACGTCGGCATATCTTGCCACTACAGTTCCGCTAGCTTGTGCAAAGACGGCAGCATTTTGGTCACCATCAAGCTCTCCATAAACTTTTATGAAGTGGCGAAAGGGTTGGAATGCTACATTTTCAACCGAAACGAGGGCGTATTTTTCTGTTGAATTCGTATCGGTTTTTGTTGTCGAAATTTCCTTTTCGAGGGTTTCAATTTTTTGGGTTAAGGCCTCCCTTTGGTCCTTAAGCTTGTTCAGCTCATTTTGCTTGTTGCTGCTGCAGGCAAGAAGCAGCGAACTAAGTGCAAAAACAATGATTTTTGTATTCATAATAGTGGATGTTGTCGTTAACAAAATTTTTACTGCTGGTTGTTGTTGAGTTTTTCAAGCGTCGTTTTTGCTGTAAGCAAACTGTTCATCGCGTTGAAATAGTCAGATTCAGTTGATAGGTATTGATTTTCTGCTTGGTATAGATCGCTACTTGTGGTCACTCCTTCCTTGTATTTTATCATGGTGTGATCCAGAATTTTTTTAACCAGAGCAAGGTTTGCTTTGGTCGTTATGTAGCTGGAGTAAGCATTTTTGAAGTTGTTTTGTGCATTTTCAAACGAAAGCATTAAGTTCTGCTCTGCCATTTTGGTATTGTTCTGCGACTGTTGGTACTGTTTACGTGCTTGCGAAAGTTGCGAAAGTTTCATTCCGCTTGTGAAGATGGGCACATCGAGGGAAAGGCCGAAAACATCCTCCGGCTGAAAGTTAAAGCTAGAGGTGTTAAGTAGCTTTTGGTGCTGATAGTAGGCAGAAATGGTGGGCAGAAAAAGTGATTTCTGACGATCGAGGCTCAACTTTTGAAGTTTTTCAGCAGTAACAGCCACACGGTAATCTGGATTTGCTTTTAGATTAAGGGCTGTGTTGAGGCTTGCTGTTAATTTTCCCTCTTCAATATAGTCGTTAAGACTATCGGTAAGTTCAATATTTGTTGATAAATCAAGCCCTAGTTGGAACTTGAGTAGGTTTTTAGACCACTGTGATTGGCGCTCAAGGTTCGCAACCGCGTTGTCAATGTTTGCCTTGATTATGCGGAGCTGGTCAACATTTGTTTCCTCAACAAGGCCCTGGTCACCTAAGGCAATTATATCGCCAAGGTTCTTGTTCGTAACCACCTGGGTCTCCTTCATGATTTTAAGATTTTCCTCCATAATCAACACAAGGTAGTAGCCAGTAGTAACCGATTCCCGAATATCGTTTTTTGTCTTTGTCAGATTTCGGTCAGAGAGTTCCTTATAAATTTTTGATGCCCTTAATCCAACAATATATTCACCGCTAAACACAAGCTGAGTAACCTTAACGCTCCATGAGGTGCTATTGGCGACGCCAAGTTTTATGGCTTGTGTTTTAGTTGGATCGGTAAAATCTGGGAATATGGCCGTCGGAACACTAAAAGTATGTTGATATGATCCGGAACCAGTTACCTGAGGAAGACCAGAGGCCGTCGTTTCCCATATCTTTTTCTTTGCGATCGCCAAATCGAGTTCGCTATTTTTAACTTGGAGATTATTGCTCTCCGCATACTCTATGGCCTTGTTCAGCGAAAGCGCCATAGCCGTAGAATCTGATTGCGAGAATGCAGAGGTGACTAAGCTCGTAATCAGCAAGGGTAGGACAAGAAGTGTTTTTTTAACCATTGGATGTTATTGTGTTTTTGTTTGAACCAAAAAAAATATTTGTGTTCGCAAGCAAGGCATTCCTGCATATTGTTCGTTGGTGAAAATGAAGTTATTACCGCCGATAATATTACTAATTTTCCCTTTTGTGCGACGAAAGTATATATTTGCCTGCACGAAAAAAAATTAAAAGAGAAAAGATAAAAATTGTTAACAAACAATTAACCCAAATCGTTCAGTAAAGCTATGAAAAACAACTTGTTTCTACTATTATTATTACTGTTGAACGATGACAAAAGAACAACAATCACAAAAATGACAAAACAATATCTCGACGAAAAGGCAAAAAAGCAGGCTGAACCGTCGTTCGTTCACGACTGACCCATTGCAGGCAAACCTGATTTTTTCGTTTTGTCGCTGCTATATAGCAGGCATGATGCTTTATTGGAGCGATGTAAATTTGATTGTTGTGCAAAATATATATTGTATATTTCAACAATCCACGTGCCTGCAATTGGGCTCTCCACTTATAATGTGACATCTTAATCTGCTTATCATTAACAAACCCATCAATGTTTCTTTCTATTTGTGAGAGGTATTAATGCGAAAGGTTTAGCAAGAACCGGCTGCAAAAATAGCAGATAGTTAATGAATTAAGAAATTTGGTATAAATTTTCGCTCCGTGCTTAAAGTTAAATTAGTCGCAGACGGAGTAAATGTAGCCTATTGTCAATATTTACCCGAAACGCATTTGGATTTAAACATTTTTAGAATACATTTACTTCTTGTCAGATTCCTAAACATTAAGCAATGAACCTGTTTCCTAATAATATTGAAAAAAAATCTAACGCGTCGATACTTAAGCTTGTTTCAATTTTTGCCGAAGTTCCAAATGATGTGATTGATGAAATAGCAAAAGTTTCTACGTCACAATTTTTTAAGCAGGATCAGGTTATATTCAACAAGGGGGATATGGATTTTGCGCTCTATGTAATTGTGAGCGGGAAGGTTAAGGTTCATGAGGGCGAGCACATTTATTCAACATTTTCCAGCAATGAATATTTCGGTGAATATGCTCTGATAGACAGCTCTCCACGCTCTGCAACCATAACGGCAACGGAAGCAACAGAATTACTTAGACTCGATCAATCTCACTTTATCCAAATAATAGAATCAAATAAAAAGATTACCCAGAGCATACTCAAAGCTCTCATCATGAGGCTTAGGGACTACAACGTGTTGCAGCATGAACTCATTACTAAAAACGAACAAATCCAGCGCCAGCGTGATGAGTTGGAAATGCAGCGGAAGGAGTTGGAGGTGCTGAATGCCACAAAGGATAAGTTTTTTGCCATCATTGCCCACGATTTGCGCAACCCTTTTTCAACAGTGTTAAGTTTATCAGAGTTGCTTGCCCGCGAATTTGAAAATTTTGATCCAGAACGGTTAAAAGAGTTTATAGGACAGATTTACAAGTATTCCAACAACACCTTTAACCTCCTTGAGAATCTTCTTCAGTGGTCTTTGGTTCAAACCGGGAGAATGCCATTACGCCCCAAGGTGGTTAATATCTGTGATATTGTAAATGAGAACATCGAACTTTTGCGAGGTAATGCTGTCAACAAAGGCATTGAGTTAAACGGTCCAAAATGTGGCGAATGGTTTGCCTATGTTGACGTCAATATGATAACTACGGTGGTTCGTAACCTCGTTTCCAATGCAATAAAGTTTACATCTGCAGGTGGTGAAGTTTCGATATCAATCGTGCAGGACAATGAATTTGTTCTTGTAACTGTTTCCGATACAGGTGTAGGTATCTCGCCAGAAGATATGAACAACCTATTTAAGCTGGACAGCAATCCAACAACCATGGGTACTGGTCAGGAGAAAGGTACCGGTTTGGGCCTCATTCTCTGTAAGGAATTTGTTGTGCGTAATGGTGGTAAAATATGGGTTGAAAGCATTCTTAATCAAGGAACCACCTTTTTCTTTACAGCACCAAAGTTAGATCGCTAGTTTTCTTGAGCCCATTTTTCAGCCACAATGCTTGCCATAAGAAGCTCTTCGTGTGTTGTAATCTTAAGATTCAACTTATTTCCTTCAATAAGGGTGATTTTGGTTCCAGAAACTTCAATTACCGATGCGTCATCGGTAAATACATCCTTATATGGTTGTGCGTAACCCTTCAAAAGCACGTCTCTTTTAAAAATCTGCGGTGTTTGAACGCGCTTCACGTCTCTGCGCTTCAATGGGCGGCTTCCATCAGGGGTAAGCAGCCGAATGGAGTCTACCGACTCAATAACGGGAACGGCGGTTCCAGTTTTGTCAGCAGCTTCAAAACAGCGACGAATGGTTACTTCGTCGATGAATGGCCTAACGCCGTCGTGTATGGCAATTAACTCCTCATCACCCAAGGCGGCAATACCATTTTGTACAGAGTAAAAGCGCTCTTCTCCTCCTTTTACAAGGGTCACCGCAAATGGTGGATTAAACTCTTTTTGAATTGCTTCCCAGGAGTCGAAGTGCTGCGCGGGAATAACGAGAATGAGGGTCATTTCTGGGTCGAACCGATAGAACGCTTCAAGCGCCCAAAGAACAATGGGCTTACCCCCAATGAGTTGGAATTGCTTAGGGATGTCACCTCCAATTCGGGTACCAATTCCACCCGCAACAATAATGGCTGCCTTTTTCATTTTCTCTTAACTTCGTGGTGAAAATATTGTTTACGAAGGTAGTATAAACTAACAAACGATGGAACAGGTTGACATAATCAATTTTTTGTCTGATTTACAGAAGAATAACAACCGTGAGTGGTTTGCTGAGCATAAGGCGAGCTATCAAAAAACTCTTACGGGATTTGAAAACATTATGAGCCGAATAATCTCTTTGGTTGGCATGTTCGACAAGGAGGTGGTTGGGCTTAACCCCAAAGCGTGTATTTTCCGCATTTACCGAGACGTTCGATTCTCGAACGATAAAAGTCCATATAAAACCCATTTTGGCGGTTTCATTGCTCCGGGTGGACGAAAAAGTTCAGGAGGCGGCTATTACATTCATCTCGGTCCTGGCGAATCTATGGTTGCCGGTGGAGCATGGAGGCCAGAGTCAGAGCACCTTAAAAAAATTCGTAGGGCAATTGATTTTTACCACGAGGAGTTTTTGCAGATTGTGGGAGACAAAGATTTTAGTAGGTGGTTCGACGATTTATCGAACGAAGACTCACTCGTGAGAGTTCCTGCTGGATTTTCTGTTGACTCGCCTGTTGCGGCCTATTTAAAGCTGAAAAGTTTTACGGTCGGCAGAACCTTTACCAACAAAGAGGTGTTTTTGCCCACGTTTGAGAACCAGCTGGTTGAGGGTTGCCGGGCAATGTTTGGGCTTAACAAGTTTTTGCGCGAGGCCATTGAATAGACAACGCGCCTAGTATTCCGTTTTTTTAGATATCCACGGTACTGTACAGAAATCGCTTTATGCTCTTCTTGGGCGTTTTTTCAAACTCCTCAGGATAGAGTTTCGTTTTCGCCAACTGCATGAAGGCAGGCAGCTGTTCGTTGATATTTTTTCGATTTTCCTCCATAATAATCTCGAGGTCGTTGGTGTTGACACCGGCCTCGTCAGCAGCCTCATAGTCGGGATAGATGAGAGCTACCAGACGGCCGTTGCGCTCTACCACCAACGATTCTTGAATAAATGGCATGTTGTTCAACCTTGCCTCAATTTCTTCTGGATAGATGTTCTGTCCAGTTGAGCCAAGAATCATGCTTTTGCTTCGTCCTTTGATGAAGATGAATCCATTTGTATCTACAACTCCAAGGTCTCCGGTGTGAAGCCATCCTTCGGGTGAAATTGTAGCACGAGTGGCCTCTTCGTTTTTATAGTAGCC
Protein-coding sequences here:
- the nadA gene encoding quinolinate synthase NadA; translated protein: MKLLKNGFIDVPVDPNVDLSSEISKLCREKNAIILAHYYQLPEIQDVAHFVGDSLALSQKAASNDADIILFAGVHFMAETAKILSPTKKVLIPDLNAGCSLADSAPVGKFKEFLKEYPGHTVISYVNTTAEIKAVSDIICTSSNAVEIVNSLPKNEKIVFGPDRNLGNYIQGITGRKMVIWDGACHVHEEFSVERIIELKKEHPNAKIIAHPECKKPILVMSDFIGSTAALLKYTKTDSGKEYIVATEPGIIHQMKKSSYNKIFLPAPPTDATCGCNDCNFMKLITLKKIYLTLLYDEPEVSMDNLLMDAARKPIVRMLDMSAKLGLL
- the rpiB gene encoding ribose 5-phosphate isomerase B — translated: MEKFLVGIACDHAGYEMKVAILAHLAQRGFKVVDFGTNSEESVDYPDFAHPLATAVEQKVVNMGISLCGSGNGINMTMNKHQQIRAALCWTEEISRLARLHNNANVCSLPARFISLDLAKKIVDVFLSTEFEGGRHQRRIEKIPIKAKL
- a CDS encoding VanZ family protein; the protein is MIKYFWKSIVWGLFILIICGIPGDELSKFKIVTLPYLDKVVHLTLYYIFTIFLYSAFIHRNEELRKNAKPFLYGSLIALSYGIAIELLQLYVFSHRSFELLDIAANALGVFAALVSYAAIHRLTEEVL
- the hemW gene encoding radical SAM family heme chaperone HemW — translated: MAGIYLHIPFCRHKCLYCDFYSVASLGQKDLMVAALCSELDQRKDYLAGMVIDTIYFGGGTPSVLTAGDVGQILDRIKCYFSINDNVEVTLEANPEDLSATFLQELYLVGVNRLSIGIQSFCDDHLRYFGRHHSAAQAFESFHAARNAGFNNISIDLIYGFPGLATEQWDRNVEMAIELSAEHISAYQLMVEPGSLFFKRQQQGNFVPANDEESIRHYQQLTARLGSVGYEHYELSNFCKPGYESRHNSSYWYGAHYLGLGPAAHSYNSESRQWNAAYNKRYLDGISSGRLAFEIEYLSEEEKYNELLLTRLRTSRGLLRTELDGLSIQTRKFFENQVRKMLNVGLVEERATGWIIPEQKWFISDGIIADMMMNR
- a CDS encoding efflux RND transporter permease subunit, with the protein product MDKKLKEFKPTSWAIDNKLSIYVLVIIIAVFGLFNYLTIPKEQFPEIVIPNIIVNTVYPGTSPADIENLITRPIEKNIKAINGVKKITSRSVQDFSAIVVEFNTDVDVTDAKQKVKDAVDKSKVDLPSDLKTDPEVTDIDLSDIPIMYIELSGDLPLDKLKKYGDDLKDKFESLKEITRVDIIGALDREIQIDIDMYKMQAASLTFTEVQNAITNDNATISGGNINLQGMSRTVRIVGEFKSLDDVKNIVVTTASGALVKLKDIATVRDGFHEQESYARQDGKNVITLNIVKKSGQNLLDASDKIKQIIKEMKETSLPNSLKITINGDQSKYTRTTLSDLNNTIIIGFILVTIVLMFFMGIMNSLFVGLSIPLSMALAYIVMPYIGFTMNMLVMFAFIFALGIVVDDAIVVIENTHRIFMKKKMDIKSAAKYAAGEVFVPILSGTLTTLAPFFPLAFWPGVVGEFMYFIPVTLIITLFASLIVAYIINPVFAIDFMKHDEEEHPTPLKKLYLICSGITIASIPFYLFGLRAFANLMIFVALIALLHNLYGYKILRKFQQHFIPAMMRRYENLLRWVLAGKRPYWLLTGMVGLFFLTMVLVALKPPKVMFFPDNQPNNVITYIKLPIGTDISVTDSIAKVVEHRIMEVLGKNNPIVESVLTNVALQASDNQFDNSTKSSNLAKISVNFVEFSKRNGENTSVYMSKIRDNIKGIPGADIVVDKNKNGPPVGKPINIELSSENLDQLVVTANRFKRYLDSLQIDGIEELKTDFATSKPELLIKLDRERANRDGVSAGMIGSQIRTALLGTEISKYREGEDQYPIILRFKDYQRNDVEQLMNLSLTYRDMNSGTLRQIPLSAVAHVEYTKSYGEINRLNLKRVITVSSNVLTGYTSNEIIAKIKKAIPAFTKPSSVQIRITGEQEDQAETMAFLSKALLFSLFLILFILINQFNSLSKPIIILSEVIFSVMGVLLGYIFFGMTISIIMTGLGLVALAGIVVRNGILLVEFTDVLKEEGAKTRNAIVEAGKTRITPVVLTASATVLGLIPLAVGFNIDFVSLFASLQPHIHFGGDNVMFFGPLAWTIIFGLTFATFLTLILIPAMYFIIYTRNIRSIRRSTARKYRKAKG